A region from the Drosophila ananassae strain 14024-0371.13 chromosome 2L, ASM1763931v2, whole genome shotgun sequence genome encodes:
- the LOC6501658 gene encoding mitogen-activated protein kinase p38a, translating into MSASKAQKFYKVDINRTEWEIPEMYQGLQPVGSGAYGQVSKALIRGTNMQVAIKKLARPFQSAVHAKRTYRELRLLKHMDHENVIGLLDIFHPHPANASLDSIQQVYLVTHLMDADLNNIIRMQTLSDDHVQFLVYQILRGLKYIHSAGVIHRDLKPSNIAVNEDCELRILDFGLARPTENEMTGYVATRWYRAPEIMLNWMHYNQTVDIWSVGCIMAELITRRTLFPGTDHIHQLNLIMEMLGTPPDDFMKKISSESARSYIQSLPPMKRKSFKKVFEKANPLAIDLLEKMLELDAEKRITAEEALAHPYLEKYAEPSDEQTSPPYDHSFEDMDLPVDKWKELIYKEITNFKPPPSFAQVLKDVK; encoded by the coding sequence ATGTCTGCGTCCAAGGCCCAGAAGTTCTACAAGGTTGACATTAACCGGACGGAATGGGAGATCCCAGAAATGTACCAGGGCCTTCAGCCTGTGGGATCAGGAGCTTATGGCCAAGTTTCCAAGGCTTTGATAAGAGGAACCAACATGCAAGTGGCCATTAAAAAGCTGGCACGCCCTTTTCAGTCCGCCGTCCACGCCAAACGGACGTACAGGGAGCTGCGACTTCTTAAGCACATGGATCATGAGAATGTGATCGGTTTGCTGGACATATTCCATCCGCATCCGGCGAATGCTTCTTTAGACAGCATCCAGCAGGTTTATTTGGTCACCCATCTAATGGACGCCGACCTTAACAACATTATTAGAATGCAAACCCTGTCCGACGATCATGTCCAGTTTTTGGTATACCAGATTCTCAGAGGTCTGAAGTATATCCACAGCGCTGGAGTGATCCACCGGGATCTGAAGCCTTCGAATATTGCTGTGAACGAGGACTGTGAGCTGCGCATCCTGGATTTTGGGTTGGCTCGACCAACGGAGAATGAAATGACGGGCTATGTGGCCACCAGATGGTACCGGGCTCCGGAAATCATGCTGAACTGGATGCATTACAACCAGACGGTGGACATTTGGTCGGTGGGGTGCATTATGGCCGAGCTAATCACGCGGCGCACGCTTTTCCCAGGCACTGACCACATTCACCAGCTCAACCTGATTATGGAGATGCTGGGGACTCCTCCAGACGATTTCATGAAGAAGATCTCTTCGGAGAGTGCGCGCAGCTACATTCAATCACTGCCACCTATGAAAAGGAAAAGTTTCAAGAAGGTCTTCGAAAAAGCCAATCCGCTGGCCATCGATCTGTTGGAAAAGATGCTGGAGCTGGACGCTGAGAAGCGTATCACCGCCGAGGAGGCCTTGGCGCATCCATATCTGGAGAAGTACGCGGAGCCTAGTGACGAGCAAACATCGCCTCCGTACGATCACAGCTTCGAGGACATGGACTTGCCAGTGGATAAGTGGAAGGAGCTGATCTATAAGGAAATAACGAACTTCAAGCCACCGCCATCATTTGCTCAGGTCCTCAAGGATGTCAAATGA
- the LOC6498905 gene encoding anosmin-1, translating into MGSMQAALLALILIAQRFSSTVGSPNQLQRHKVAHWYRDSNDVKDKILELQCLARCGSHPMTNAEQELCLDKCIQELLLGPRIGSCPKIGRQTRIRLSCLDNCQYDHECPEIQKCCSSSCGPMCVEPLGVRNNTQLPPIPKILYHRMSRGHGVELNIETSGQLVYFFHVEVRSHIGRHFVPRKLGPWQWQKVYKIAEESSGHSKNTYIRFHMRPGRWYEVRVAAVNAYGFRGYSQPSDPFSSTDNPKPPKAPNDSKIIAKHFDGRYMNVKLVWCPSKSNLPVEKYKISWSLYVDSAEASLITFDAYVKDTHQFEIKKLLPNSSYYIQVQAISYNGSRRLKSEKVSFVYNTTVQSLEPYAPLQCTGHNYRRRYQHISISSSNPERVATPLAPPAGLNEVSIANRTTTASYEVRFRLNRKFGMIVQILGFQPHKEKVYELCPQETNCEQREFRAIRAKRDPLEFSKLKYNTTYVLRVPRSSPNSVLDDSRNVFTFTTPKCENFRKSFPKLQIKCGD; encoded by the exons ATGGGGAGCATGCAAGCGGCGCTGCTGGCGCTAATCCTCATTGCCCAGCGATTCTCCAGCACTGTTGGCTCACCCAATCAACTCCAACGCCACAAGGTAGCACACTGGTACCGTGATAGCAACGATGTCAAGGACAAGATATTGGAGCTGCAGTGCTTGGCCAGGTGCGGCAGTCATCCCATGACGAATGCTGAGCAGGAGCTCTGCTTAGACAAATGCATCCAGGAGCTTCTGCTGGGACCCCGAATAGGTAGCTGCCCCAAGATTGGGAGGCAAACACGCATCCGTCTCTCCTGCCTGGACAACTGTCAGTACGATCATGAGTGTCCCGAGATTCAGAAGTGTTGCTCCTCCAGTTGCGGTCCCATGTGTGTGGAACCATTGGGCGTTAGAAACAACACTCAATTGCCGCCGATTCCCAAGATCCTGTACCACAGGATGTCGCGCGGTCATGGCGTGGAGCTGAATATCGAGACTTCTGGTCAGCTGGTCTACTTCTTTCACGTGGAAGTGCGTTCTCACATTGGACGGCACTTTGTGCCCAGGAAACTAGGTCCTTGGCAGTGGCAGAAGGTGTACAAGATCGCCGAGGAGAGCTCGGGACACAGCAAAAA TACCTATATCCGATTCCACATGCGACCAGGACGCTGGTACGAGGTCCGAGTAGCCGCCGTGAATGCTTACGGATTTCGAGGATATTCCCAACCCAGTGATCCCTTCTCGTCTACGGACA ATCCCAAGCCACCCAAAGCTCCCAACGACTCCAAAATTATAGCAAAGCACTTCGATGGAAGATATATGAACGTGAAGCTCGTCTGGTGTCCTTCCAAGTCGAATCTGCCCGTCGAGAAGTACAAGATCAGTTGGTCGTTGTATGTGGACAGTGCGGAGGCCTCCCTGATCACCTTCGATGCGTATGTCAAAGAT ACCCATCAGTTTGAGATCAAAAAGCTGCTGCCCAACTCCTCATATTACATCCAGGTACAGGCAATCTCCTACAATGGATCTCGCCGGCTAAAGTCCGAAAAGGTATCCTTTGTTTATAATACCACCGTGCAATCTCTGGAGCCCTACGCCCCGCTCCAGTGCACTGGCCACAACTATAGGCGCAGGTATCAGCACATCAGTATCAGTTCCAGCAACCCGGAACGGGTGGCGACCCCATTGGCTCCTCCAGCGGGCCTCAATGAAGTATCCATTGCGAACCGGACCACGACCGCCTCGTATGAAGTACGTTTCCGGCTGAACCGGAAATTTGGCATGATTGTGCAAATTTTGGGCTTCCAGCCACACAAGGAGAA GGTCTACGAACTGTGTCCCCAGGAGACCAATTGTGAGCAGCGCGAGTTTCGCGCCATTCGGGCAAAA AGGGACCCGTTGGAATTTAGCAAACTCAAGTATAATACCACCTATGTATTGCGAGTACCGCGGTCCAGCCCCAATTCTGTGTTGGACGATTCAAGGAACGTCTTCACCTTCACCACCCCCAAGTGCGAGAACTTCCGAAAAAGCTTTCCTAAGCTGCAAATAAAATGCGGCGACTAA
- the LOC6501660 gene encoding serine--tRNA synthetase-like protein Slimp, with translation MLSLRILGISFTKSCTRNISALYITGDKANENYVTLQPYLDFEGTFGGRELLEQSIASRGLNINLETVLNKYQKYQAHHEQLRKVAEDREAVTKKLKELSKAGGNDDQLEQLKERGKSLRNDLKNLKQALYPIEDDFIHDYLHLPNRLHELCPTEGEEKLLYRHQVPSSTPDTLSHLANKELIHFVDNNRYYMMEQAAHFDVNAMQSLARYFVTKGDFIQTANPDFVRCVLLEANATPMDDYHMVREEHLQNKINTAYLTGGAAFESYLGAMTKLCVYPSVLPLRYVCCGRSYNRAEAELNGPSPSLYTATQSNAVQSFVATQTASDADSQLEQILNLAVDFYKAIDVPFRVVYVAAKNLTPSENLRAVLEVYAPSLKRYVCVGRVSNYGDFVSKRILFSTRREKHYDFLHLVGGPVLYTSRLIAALLEHNIKLEDCKLLGSASQEPTMQQSVQQFKDLFK, from the coding sequence ATGCTTAGCCTAAGAATCCTGGGAATTTCATTTACAAAATCCTGCACCAGGAATATCTCCGCTTTGTACATAACTGGCGACAAAGCCAACGAGAACTATGTGACCCTGCAGCCGTACCTGGACTTCGAGGGAACCTTCGGCGGTCGAGAGTTGTTGGAGCAGAGCATTGCGAGTAGGGGCTTGAATATCAACCTGGAGACGGTGCTTAATAAGTATCAAAAGTACCAGGCCCATCATGAGCAATTGAGAAAAGTTGCTGAGGATCGCGAAGCGGTCACCAAAAAATTGAAGGAGCTGTCCAAAGCTGGAGGCAATGACGATCAGCTTGAGCAGCTCAAGGAACGTGGAAAATCATTGCGCAACGACTTAAAGAATCTAAAGCAGGCACTTTACCCAATTGAAGATGACTTCATCCATGACTACCTGCACCTACCTAACCGGCTGCATGAACTATGTCCCACAGAAGGTGAAGAGAAGCTGCTGTATCGTCACCAGGTTCCCAGCTCCACACCGGACACGCTCTCTCACTTGGCGAACAAGGAACTCATACACTTTGTGGATAACAATCGGTATTACATGATGGAACAGGCGGCACACTTTGATGTGAATGCTATGCAATCTTTGGCCCGGTATTTTGTCACCAAAGGAGACTTCATTCAAACCGCTAATCCCGATTTTGTGCGTTGTGTTCTTCTGGAGGCAAACGCAACGCCTATGGATGACTACCACATGGTGCGCGAGGAGCACTtgcagaacaaaattaataCAGCTTACTTAACAGGTGGAGCTGCCTTTGAGAGCTATTTGGGCGCCATGACCAAGTTGTGCGTGTATCCTTCGGTGCTGCCCCTGCGATATGTCTGTTGCGGGCGCAGCTATAATCGAGCGGAAGCCGAGTTGAACGGACCCTCTCCCAGTCTCTATACGGCGACCCAATCGAATGCTGTTCAAAGTTTTGTGGCTACACAAACGGCCAGTGACGCGGATTCTCAACTAGAGCAAATTCTAAACCTAGCAGTTGACTTCTACAAAGCTATAGATGTTCCTTTTCGGGTGGTTTATGTTGCAGCTAAAAATCTAACCCCTTCGGAAAATCTCCGGGCAGTCCTCGAGGTATATGCACCATCTTTAAAGCGATATGTCTGTGTGGGACGAGTAAGCAATTACGGAGATTTTGTGTCCAAGAGAATACTCTTCAGTACTCGGCGGGAAAAGCACTACGATTTTCTTCACTTGGTCGGAGGACCAGTCTTGTACACTTCGAGGCTGATAGCAGCTCTATTGGAACATAACATAAAGCTGGAAGACTGCAAACTGCTGGGCTCTGCCAGCCAAGAACCCACAATGCAGCAAAGTGTTCAGCAGTTCAAGGACCtcttcaaataa
- the LOC6501659 gene encoding putative mitogen-activated protein kinase 14C: MPGFHSVEVNNRNWVIPDIYEVLEPLGRGSFGQVAKVQLRNTNIQVAMKKLLTPFESEEDAKRVYREIKLLKHMNHRNVISLLDVFHGPSPNPNPTLDDFQEVYLVTDLMYKDLHRVTREVRLSERQVKFILFQILKGLKHIHSAGVLHRDLKPGNIAVNENCELRILDFGMARLLSMDMTDRVCTLWYRAPEILFGWGQYTKAIDMWSVGCILAELISGRPLFPGTRRDQIMVVIEVMGKPSEEFVSGISDPYARQYLDRIPPRERRNFREIFPDANPNALDLLEKMLDMIPQNRITVEEALNHSYFKGFSDPYFLEDDTAQPYDQNFENMNLPINCWKELILTEIRNFIPPPCFQGPLRESYQ, from the coding sequence ATGCCTGGATTTCATAGTGTGGAAGTTAATAACAGAAATTGGGTGATCCCCGATATTTACGAAGTTTTGGAGCCCCTGGGCAGGGGATCATTTGGCCAGGTGGCCAAGGTACAGCTGCGTAACACAAACATTCAGGTGGCCATGAAAAAGTTACTGACACCCTTCGAATCGGAGGAGGATGCAAAGAGGGTTTATCGGGAGATAAAGCTGCTGAAGCACATGAATCACCGTAACGTTATCAGTTTGCTTGACGTATTTCATGGACCTTCACCAAATCCCAATCCAACGTTGGACGACTTCCAGGAGGTTTATTTGGTGACTGACTTGATGTATAAAGATTTGCACCGAGTTACGCGCGAAGTGAGGCTCTCCGAAAGACAGGTGAAGTTCATTCTCttccagattttgaagggTCTGAAACATATCCATAGCGCCGGTGTCCTGCACCGGGATTTGAAGCCTGGAAACATCGCTGTGAACGAGAACTGTGAACTCCGCATTCTGGATTTCGGTATGGCTAGGCTGTTATCAATGGACATGACGGATCGGGTGTGTACTTTATGGTACCGTGCACCGGAAATCCTGTTTGGATGGGGTCAATACACCAAAGCTATTGATATGTGGTCAGTGGGTTGCATCCTAGCGGAGCTAATCTCGGGTCGCCCCCTTTTCCCTGGCACGAGACGAGATCAAATCATGGTCGTTATTGAAGTAATGGGGAAGCCTTCGGAAGAATTTGTTAGCGGTATTAGCGATCCCTATGCTCGTCAGTACTTGGATCGAATTCCACCCAGAGAACGGAGGAACTTCCGTGAAATTTTCCCAGATGCAAACCCTAATGCTTTGGATTTGTTGGAGAAAATGTTGGATATGATTCCCCAAAATCGTATAACCGTGGAAGAGGCATTGAACCATTCGTATTTCAAAGGTTTTTCTGATCCATATTTCCTTGAGGATGATACTGCACAGCCTTATGATCAAAATTTTGAGAACATGAACTTGCCGATAAACTGCTGGAAGGAACTTATTCTTACCGAGATAAGAAATTTTATACCCCCGCCTTGTTTTCAAGGGCCTTTGAGGGAGTCGTACCAATAG